The region aatataacaatatatgccatttagcaggcgcttttatccaaagcgacttagtcatgcgtgcgtACATTTTACATATAGGGTACATTTGCACTACTCCTTTGCTTCCATCGCACTGTTTTCGATGAAGTATCAGTGAAATAATCAAATATTTGAAAGAAAATACATCCTATTTCAACACAGGTTATATAGCTTTACCCAGCAAGATATTCTAGTCTGTTTGGATTTTTTACGCAGAACTAGAATTATACGACTGTTATAAATATAAGGTTGTGAGAGCCAGGTGGTTGGGGCCTGGGGTGGCCCATCTAGAGCATGCAAGGCCTGGGGGAAACGTTCGGAGGAGGAACACTGACAGAACCATCCATGTGAGACACAGGTGTGATCAACCAACAGTGAAAAACTCACCCCACCTCATTAAACACAGTAAATCACAGCGAACACTATTTGTTGTAACTcaacattgcaaaatgttgagTTAATCCTCGTGTAACTATAGCCTTGATTTGTTGATCCTGCAACAGAGGTGGTTCAGAACAACACTGGTTAAATGAGTAACCTTTGCCTGAGACTTGACAACTTGCGTTAGTACCTCAAACTAATGCATAGGCTTTAGCTAAGCGGGCTAACATTCTCGTGTCACCCAGCAGAGCCAGgtttgaaccccagtcagtcGCACTGTCAACTTGTAATTGGATAAGTAGATGTATTTGTCAGAAGCATGCAGACTGGGATATCTCAACCATGAACCATCCAGACCTCACACTCTTGTTTTGCTCACTTTCTCCACCTAAGTCCAATACTCACTCTCTCCCACGATGGGACAGTGTTGTGTAGGGACTGGTTGGCCTCAGTGCAGTTACCATGGTGATTAAGCTGCTCTTTCAAGCCCAGGACTGAAGGTTCACCTCTTCTCTTTGTGACAGAGGACCAGGGTCACAACCTGCACAAGGCTCTCAGTGTCTCACATCAAAACACTGATGCCACATCAGCTGGAGGTGAAGGGGAGCCTAACCTTCTGCAACACCCCACACAGGTCCTCTCCTGGGGCCCAATGTCCCACAGGAAACAGGGGCAGACAGGGTGCCTCAACCTGGGCCTTTGCCATCTCCGTGGCTCCCTGCCTTCCGTTGGGCCCTTTGATGTACAGGGATGTGTGGGATCTGGGGCAGCCCCGTCTGTGGAGCTGTCAACCAGAAGAGAGGCCTCCTCCTCGTCGGGTTACCCAGGAAAACGTGAACCATGGCCGGATACGGTCGTGGCTACGAACAAGGTGGAAgcgtggagggatggatggaagcaTCAAGGTCCCTCTGATCTGATGGGACAGTCAAAGGCCTAACTGATTACTCACTATCCCACTAAGCCTCTGTTCTTCtcgctgtgatacagccagaagagatggagagacaaggGCCACGATTGTTCATTAATCCTGGGTCTGATATGGTTGTGTCACAGAAGAATCCAGGGAAGGGGTTTGTGGAATATCTGTACAACATTTACGTCTGTGTTCTCTAGGATAAGTAGGCCATCTTTGAAGTGAAGGCACAAACTAGATAAATGTAATTGTTATGAAAAGCTGATTTAAATCAGTTAAACATAAGCAATCCTTATTTCATCAGGGGAACAACtaattaaaataaatataatGGTCTTTCATTTTCTTTCAAGACATGTGCATGGACAACATTAGACAATCAAATAAACGTATCTTTGTtattcctccctcatcttaacTATTTCAAACTGTATTGTACACTGTTATCCTCTGAAATGATTTCAAAGTTAAAAAGGGCAAGTGACATCAatgtcttttttattttatttaactcggcaagtcagttaagaacaaagtcttatttacaatgatggccgaaCAGTGGGTTTaagggaagaacgacagatttttaccttgtcatctcggggattcgatctagcaacctttcggttactggtccaacacgctaaccactaggctacctcccaccCCAATGCAGCGAGAGTAAGTGTGCCCCCATGTGACAAGATGAAGTGAAACAAAAGAGTCACAATACATTTGTTTTTCACTCAAAATTATTATTTTGAGAATATTTGTTCCACAAATTGTAAAATTGTTAAATGAATAGAAAACATTTTTGTAACCAACAAAGATTACTGTACACGTGTCAAGTGTAGTTGGTTTAGTTGATAAGCTGATACACAATCAAAACACAAAACATATGAATATGCGACAAAGCACGTTAAGTAGTGGTTCTTCAGACTTAGTATGAAATGATAAGGAATATTTAGTGGTTACAGTTACATTTTTAGGTAGTTACAATGATATGAATGAGCATTTATGCAGCGCTGCTGCCCTCTGATGGTATGATGGTGCTACTGGAAGTGGCTCCGGGGGTGAAGTTGCCCTATAggtacaggtctaggatcagcttcccctctctAATCCCAACCTAACCATAGGGGAATGCAAAACTGacaagatcagcatctaggggcaacttcaaCTCTACACCATTGGAGGAGCTGCAGGTTCCGTGGCTGCAGGTTCCAGAGTGATCACATATGTTCAGGGTGGCTCTGTAGACATGTGATAAACTCCTGCACAGCTTTTCCCTCAAAGCAGATCTGGTACACAGAGGCAAACAACGGAAACCTACAAGACAAAACATTGCAATAAATCTCAATGCAGCAAGATGTGGTTCCATTAGCAGCACTCACACATTTATTGAGGAGAGCTTCAGCTCATATTTGCAGCTAATTTGTTGAAAATGTATGTGGTGAATGAGTAGAGGAATATTGGAGGAACATTTGCAAGTCATTAAATGTATTAAAGGTAGGCTCAGCGACGCACGAAGTACACAAAAATATCGGGCCACAATTTCCACAAGAGTGTTGAAGCATGAGGCTAAACGTCTTCACTATTTTTCCCATGCTGTAGTAGCATGAAGTGGAACTGTGCACATGCGCAGATACTCTGTGACTGTGCGAGGGCAAGCAAAGTCATATCGCCGAGTCTCACTTTAAGGTGAAAGAGTTGTACTCACTTGCTGATCATGTCTCTCTTCTTGAGAATTTTGAACACCTCAGCGGAGGTTTGTGGGCCTTGGAGCTTCTGACCATTGAGCATCTCAGCCTCTAGCTCTTCAATAGACTGGAAAGGTATGCAACATAGTTActtaaagcacacacacacaagtttctTGAAGTGATGGATATTAATATCTTAACCGTTATCAACCTGACAAAACAGTTAAAAGTTGCAGTCACATCCTTGAGTCGTGTTTGTCACCTTGGACGTCTTGGCGAAGGCCTCGGCCACCTTGCGGTTGCGCCCCCCGTAGCAGGTGGTGATCAGGTCGGCGACCCCACAGCTCTCCAGGAAGGTCACGGAGGAAACCTGGCCCTTACAGAACAGCTTGGTGAAGGCGATCATCTCCATCAGCCCAAGCCGGATCACCGCAGCCTTGGTGTTGTCCCCAAAGCCCAGACCGTCACAGAACCCAGCGCCCACCGCTACAATATTCTGggaaggggagagtggggaggaaCCATAAGTGTTATCTGCAGTTTTCTACTCTATTTCTATCAATATTATGATTCAtggtttgtaaaaaaaaaaaaaaaacatttgacaatGTGAGCAAATAAAACAGAGGTGCAATGCAATGAAACATAGGCCTCCTGTGTAAGTTACGTTCACAATGTAGCAGAGGTTCTTCTCTTTGAATGTAAATTGTACCTTGAGAGCCCCACAGAGTTCTACTGTGTCACTCTCCTGCACCACGGTGATCCTGAAGTTGGGAGTCTGCAGCAGCTCTTTAAAGATATGTCCATTTGCTTCATTCTTCGCTCCTGTTTAGGTAGTGATCGAAGGTCAAGGTACACATAACTGCATCAGTGGGAGTTGCAACACAAGCCGAGGAGGACACAAAACATTACAGCACTATCCTATTTAATATTATGGAAAAATATTTTACCAATTGTGGTCTCACAGAACTTCTCATCAGCCACTTCGTTGGCAATGTTGGCCCCCATCAGGACGCTAACCTCGATTTCCAGTTTCTCCCGGATGATGTCAGAGATGAGCTTCAAGCCCTCAGGGCCTTCATCGATGCCCTGAATAAGGACCAGGGCAGAAAAGAGATCTTAGGCTGCCTTCAATCACTCATTTTGTAACATATAACCCTAGTTACCAGCATTTGGGTGGCAGCATTTTTTTTTTAGACGAGGCTGCTGTTACACAA is a window of Oncorhynchus masou masou isolate Uvic2021 chromosome 7, UVic_Omas_1.1, whole genome shotgun sequence DNA encoding:
- the LOC135543503 gene encoding glycerol-3-phosphate dehydrogenase [NAD(+)], cytoplasmic-like; amino-acid sequence: MPAKKVCIVGSGNWGSAIAKIVGHNAKGSNRFDPIVNMWVFEEMIDGKKLTEIINTEHENVKYLPGHKLPKNVVAVPDITEAVKGASILIFVIPHQFIGRLCDQMKPHIAQGTIGISLIKGIDEGPEGLKLISDIIREKLEIEVSVLMGANIANEVADEKFCETTIGAKNEANGHIFKELLQTPNFRITVVQESDTVELCGALKNIVAVGAGFCDGLGFGDNTKAAVIRLGLMEMIAFTKLFCKGQVSSVTFLESCGVADLITTCYGGRNRKVAEAFAKTSKSIEELEAEMLNGQKLQGPQTSAEVFKILKKRDMISKFPLFASVYQICFEGKAVQEFITCLQSHPEHM